From the Chitinophaga lutea genome, one window contains:
- a CDS encoding c-type cytochrome domain-containing protein: protein MNIKRLAENLLIAANVFILFILIFYPGLHLPAWVQVTGRLHPLLLHFPIVLLLLALVLDGMMLRNQYLRNYQPLISNLWLAGALTAAITAISGLFLSVEDVYSGSMLSWHKWTGLGIVWLSSLLYMVRYYKRPVFIGGSVLMLAGLAMAGHFGANLTHGSDFLLAPVTPPPQKIQIPLDQALVYEHLVKPIFEQKCVSCHNPAKAKGQLLMETPAQLLKGGKTGLLFVAGNPAASLMLQRIHLPLEEKKHMPPKNKTQLEPEEIAILQLWIRGGADFKQKVSDLPAGDSLYLLAAQRLQPDDAGDRYDFAAADEKTIQKLNNNYRVIYPIARHSPALVVNFYNQTQYSAKSLEELLPLKKQIIELHLQKMPVQDAELAIIKQFENLRRLNLDFTAITGKTLAGLNALPRLRSLAVSGTRVTAQHLKPLAASKSLKEVYCWNTDIAAGDWQQLAAIKNIRFEKGYVDDGSDSLRLNPPVVENEQTIFASQMTLKMRHPIRGTEIRYTLDGSEVDSLKSPIFKDSLRIDSSFTIRAKAYKPGWYGSDAVKMRFMKTTYRPDSAVLLQPANEKYVGDGPKTFSDHQTGNFDISSGKWLGFRYNDMELLMTFRQPVKMKHVTLNTMRLTRSYIFPPASIEVWGGTDPGKLQLLKKISPAQPGKKDNDSLMNITCTFPEQQLSCLRIVAVPVAKLPQWHDGKGQKAWFFIDEILLN, encoded by the coding sequence ATGAACATCAAACGCCTGGCTGAAAATCTGCTGATTGCTGCAAATGTATTCATCCTCTTTATCCTCATTTTTTATCCGGGTCTTCACCTGCCCGCATGGGTGCAGGTAACGGGAAGGCTCCATCCGCTGCTGCTCCACTTTCCCATCGTGCTGCTGCTGCTGGCGCTGGTGCTCGACGGGATGATGCTCCGCAACCAGTACCTGCGCAACTATCAGCCGCTGATCAGCAACCTATGGCTGGCAGGCGCGCTCACCGCCGCCATTACGGCCATTTCGGGGCTGTTTTTGTCGGTCGAAGACGTGTACAGCGGCAGCATGCTCAGCTGGCATAAATGGACGGGCCTGGGCATCGTATGGCTTTCTTCATTGCTTTACATGGTCCGTTATTACAAACGGCCGGTGTTCATCGGCGGCAGCGTGCTGATGCTGGCGGGGCTGGCCATGGCCGGGCACTTCGGCGCCAACCTCACCCACGGCAGCGACTTCCTCCTCGCGCCCGTTACGCCGCCGCCGCAGAAAATCCAGATCCCGCTCGACCAGGCGCTGGTGTACGAGCACCTCGTCAAACCGATATTCGAACAGAAATGCGTAAGCTGCCACAACCCGGCCAAGGCCAAAGGTCAGCTGCTGATGGAAACACCGGCGCAATTGCTCAAAGGCGGTAAAACCGGCCTGTTGTTCGTTGCCGGCAATCCCGCCGCCAGCCTCATGCTGCAGCGCATCCACCTGCCCCTCGAAGAAAAGAAACACATGCCGCCGAAAAACAAAACGCAGCTGGAACCGGAAGAGATCGCCATCCTGCAACTGTGGATACGCGGCGGCGCAGACTTCAAACAAAAGGTGAGCGACCTCCCGGCGGGAGACAGTTTATACCTCCTGGCCGCACAACGCCTGCAGCCGGATGATGCCGGCGACCGGTACGACTTTGCGGCCGCCGACGAAAAAACGATCCAGAAACTCAATAACAATTATCGCGTGATATATCCCATCGCCCGGCATTCGCCGGCGCTGGTGGTGAACTTCTACAACCAGACGCAGTACTCCGCCAAATCGCTGGAAGAGCTGCTGCCGCTGAAAAAACAGATCATCGAGCTGCACCTGCAAAAGATGCCCGTACAGGATGCGGAATTGGCCATCATCAAACAATTCGAAAACCTGCGCAGGCTCAACCTGGATTTCACAGCCATCACCGGCAAAACGCTCGCCGGGCTGAATGCCCTGCCCCGCTTGCGTTCGCTGGCGGTATCGGGCACCCGCGTCACGGCGCAGCACCTCAAGCCGCTGGCGGCCAGTAAAAGCCTGAAAGAAGTTTATTGCTGGAATACGGACATTGCCGCGGGCGACTGGCAGCAGTTAGCCGCCATCAAAAACATCCGCTTCGAAAAAGGATATGTCGACGACGGCAGCGATTCGCTCCGCCTCAACCCGCCCGTGGTGGAAAACGAACAAACCATCTTCGCCAGCCAGATGACGCTGAAAATGCGCCATCCCATCCGCGGCACGGAGATACGGTATACGCTCGACGGGTCGGAGGTAGACAGCCTCAAATCACCCATATTCAAAGATTCGCTGCGCATCGACTCCTCATTCACCATCCGCGCCAAAGCTTACAAACCCGGCTGGTACGGCAGCGACGCCGTGAAGATGCGCTTCATGAAAACCACGTACCGGCCAGACAGTGCGGTACTGCTGCAACCGGCAAACGAAAAATATGTGGGAGACGGGCCCAAGACTTTCTCGGACCACCAGACGGGGAACTTTGATATCTCCAGCGGCAAATGGCTCGGTTTCCGGTACAACGACATGGAGCTGCTGATGACCTTCCGCCAGCCGGTGAAAATGAAACATGTAACACTCAACACCATGCGCCTCACGCGCAGCTACATCTTCCCGCCGGCCAGCATCGAAGTATGGGGCGGCACGGATCCCGGCAAGCTGCAGCTGCTGAAGAAGATCAGCCCGGCGCAGCCAGGGAAAAAAGACAACGACTCCCTCATGAACATCACCTGTACGTTCCCGGAGCAACAGCTGAGCTGCCTCAGGATCGTGGCGGTGCCCGTGGCGAAACTACCCCAGTGGCACGACGGGAAAGGCCAGAAAGCCTGGTTTTTTATAGACGAGATACTGCTGAACTGA